AAAGTGCCCATATCATCAAGAAACCAGTCAAATCAGCAACAGAATAAAAGACTTCCATGGTAAATTCCACTCACCAGATAAATCTATGGATACATCATTGTAGTTATGCATTGCCAGTGCCCAGCCTGCACTTAAAATAACATAAAGGTAAACAGGTCACACCATACCTTGCATGGGCCCTTGCACTTCTAAAATAACCCAAGCATTATCCTATATAATCAATTAAGTAACCAAAACAGAAACAAATTTGAACTTCTTCTTTGCTTTATGCATTAGTTTTGCTCACACTCCACACCCACTAAAATACATAACAAACAACCAAAGACTTCAAATAAGTGCAATTACCAGAGTAGTCATCAAATAAGTGAAATTTTCTGTGGATTTGAAATAAATAAGATTAACAGGAAACCACAAAGTATACAAGTGACATCAATCCAATTCATCCTGATCCTAAAAAATTGGTGGGTCAAATCCATTAACACCATTTTAATATTCTACTGTGTCAGAAAACATGCTTTTCTACCCATCTAAATACCATATTTGAAATATTAAAGGAGAAAAAGTGATCTCTCAGGCATTGGGAAAATATTTAAGTTGGTCCAAACAAGAAACTTTCACAAAATTTAGTAACCAGAACTAAATAATTTCACTCCTTTTAAGACAATTGACTCAATTGTTCGTTGAGGAAGAGGATAGCAATGTGATGTTTAAAATAAGACCACTTTAAAAAGGTTCCTAAAAAGCACCATCCGATCACTTATATGAATAATGAAAGAACCTACCTCCAAGAAATAAAACTTATACTTTGAGCACAATTATGATATATCTGTCAAGGGACTAAGTGACCAGCAAAAATAAAAAGTCAAAATTATTTTGCACTGTGAATCACATCAAGTGTTCAATTTCGCTCCAGGGTGACCATGTTATTTTAGTTGTTATATAGATTGTTACTCCAAAAATTTAGCTGTTATTATgctattgataaaaaattaataataataataataaataaataaaagcaacAAGGTAATCAATATTATTGCTTGGAGACCACAAGCAATCCTTTAAAGCAACTGCATTATGCACTTACGATCATTCAAAAGCTGGGAAGCCTCACTGCGACAGCAACCCTCTAAAGCTATTAAGCCTGGGCGAGAGTTCTCACTCAGGAGATTGCTGCTCCCTACATCACCTTGATCTATAATTGGAATATTTCTTGGAGAGGCATGCTGTTGATTCTTCTCCGCATCACTTGCATTAAGACTGCTTCGATCAAACCGGTCTGCAAAATGAAGACAACCTTAATCCCTTTATCATTTAGTGCCAAAGCAATAATAGACAGAAAAACATAAAGAACTTCTCCACTATTTTTATGCATCTGACAGCTTAACTGTTCAATACAAAGAAATTTAACATGTTTGGTAAGCATAACTGCAAACAGAATCTTTATTTTGGCTGCTAAAAACATTTATCGTAGTTTGAACCACAGTATGGGAATCCACATTGAATGATAGGAAGAGGAAGCATTTCATGCAATAAACAGCAATGCCACCAAACGAAAGTTGAGATAACAATCAAAATAGACATGTAATATTTAGTCCAAACAACCAGAAGTACCTTAACTGAGTACAATTTTTCAGGAATAAAGAAGCATAAAGAGAGAGCATAACAAAAATATTTAAAACCTCATATcactcaataaaaattaattcttCAGAGCAATGGATTTGCTTCAAAACTACATGCCCAACAACTAACATAAACATGGCCTGAatttaaaaatcaaggaaaagaaGGGGGGGAAGAGATGAAATGTGACAGAAATATATGATGagtatatatgaccaacaagttGACATTTTACATTTTTGTCTCAAATTACTATTAGCAAAGAAAATGATATAAGCATCCAAAGCTTCAAAGTAGAATGCTTTTCATACAAGTCTTCTCAGCTGTCTTTATTTAATgcattttgaaaaataattatttcccaTTTCATGAAGGAGTTCCTCCTGGACATTTAGAAGAATCTTACCCCTCCTAAGATGTCAACTTCACATTTTTACCACCTATCACAACTAATCTATACATGGCTATACCATCTCCTAAAAAATCCACCAATTTCCTCTGTAGCTTAAATCCCAAATCCCCACCAGCGAAATGGCAGTCAAAAACCTCATCTCAACTAAGAAAGTAAGTTAAATACAGTCCTTTTCAATGGCCACATAGCAATTCTTGACATATCTTTTCAGTGCAGTTAAATGCAAACTTGGTGACACAATTACCTAAGTAATAAGACGTGTCACACCAATAATCACGTCATCCTTAAGACACTCTAAAGAACACTAATTGCTTGTGTAATAAATGTTTTAATTCATAAGTCCTATGAATGTGATGCTAATGCACCAATAATGTTTTGACTTCTGACAGAATTATTCCTTTCGATCAAAAACTTTCTCTCTATTTTCTTTGCTAGCAAATATTAACAACCAAGTGGCACAAACATTTTACATAAAATTCAGCATTGTTCTTCTAAAAGCATATTTGACCTATTTGATCGATTTAATATACTGATGGAGTGCACATCAATCTTATTGGGACTAATAGAATACAATTAAACCCAACACAACCTGAATGCCAACACAGGTGGGTCTCGACTGCAAGGTCCTTTTCTTCCATTTTGCTTTGATAAGGGCATCACTTCCATAAGGAACTCAAAgaatagattttaaaattaagaacAAATTGTTTAGTACAGTGCCATTGTCACTAATCGGATACTACAGGTTCTAAAAGTTTTTTTGAGAGAAAGCTGATATTTCCTTTTAGTTAGAGGATTCTTTTCATTTGACTCAGACACAAACAAGTTTGACACATATTGCTAGCGCTGATATGAAAGCAGTTTTCGTACAAGACAAATGAAAAGAAGAAACACTTTCATTATTATTTGCACTTAGTCCCTCTTTcacaatgatgatgatgatgatgatgatgataaacAGAGAAAAGTGAAGACACCAAATGAATCGATAAACAATAATCTGTAGTTGGTACAAGCTTCATGTTAAAAAAAGAGCCATTTAAACATGATAAGCAAAAACAAGTCTTTTATCAGGAATTAAGCTAATGGAAGAGGCTTAATTCATACTGAATTTAGTTTAATAAAATT
This sequence is a window from Hevea brasiliensis isolate MT/VB/25A 57/8 chromosome 10, ASM3005281v1, whole genome shotgun sequence. Protein-coding genes within it:
- the LOC110651867 gene encoding uncharacterized protein LOC110651867 isoform X2; protein product: MLENPTPAAQPDSTAVVKRYAPPNQRNRSLNRRKSGDRFDRSSLNASDAEKNQQHASPRNIPIIDQGDVGSSNLLSENSRPGLIALEGCCRSEASQLLNDRWALAMHNYNDVSIDLSERPVMYSGSSASAWGNLRPPHQVVVPLLVHRWTS